DNA from Fusobacterium sp. DD2:
TAAAAACATACTTGTATTTATGTTAATTGGAGCAGCAATTTATACAACAATAAGAACTAAGGGAATGCAGTTCAGATTGTTTGGAGATATAATAGGAATACTTAGAAAAAATGAAAAAAGTGAAAATGGAGTAAGTTCACTAGAGGCATTCTTTTTAGGAACAGCATGTAGAGTTGGAGCAGGAAACATAACTGGGGTAGTTGCAGCAATATCTGTTGGAGGGCCTGGATCTATATTTTGGATGTGGGCAGTAGCACTATTAGGAGCAGCAACTTCATTTGTTGAATCTACACTTGCAGTATTATACAGAAGTAAAGTTGGATATGATAAATATATTGGTGGTACACCTTGGATTATTGAAAAAAGACTTAAAAAGAGATGGCTTGGAGTAATATATGCTCTTGCATCACTTGTATGTTATATGGGAGTTATTCAGGTAATGTCAAACTCTGTTACAGAATCAATAAATAATGCTTATCATATTGAGATTAAACATATAGCTATTGGTCTTTCAATAATAGTTGCTTTAATACTATTTGCAAAGAATAAAAAAGATTCTATCATTTTAGCACTTAACAAGATAGTTCCTTTAATGGCAATTTTATATCTGATGGTTGTAATCTATGTATTAATTACTAATTTCAGCACAATACCAGCAATGATAGCAAATGTGTTTGCACATGCATTTGGAGTTAAAGAGATGTTTGGTGGAGGAATTGGAATAGTTGTAATGCAGGGAGTAAGAAGAGGACTATTCTCAAATGAGGCAGGAAGTGGAGACTCAAACTATGCAGCAGCAGTTGCAAGTGTTGATGAACCAGCTAAACAAGGTATGGTACAGGCTCTTGGAGTATTTATGGATACATTGGTAGTATGTAGTGCTACAGCTTTTATCGTACTGCTTGCTAAAGAGGATGTAACAGCAGGAAAAACTGGAATGGCTATGTTCCAAGCTGCAATTCAAAATCATATTGGTTGGGCAGGAATACCTTTCTCAGTAGTTGTATTATTCTTCTTTGCTTTAAGTACAATACTTGGAGTATCGTATTATGGTAAGAGCGCTATAAGTTTCATGAGTCATTTCAGAGTTTTTAACTACATATACTATGTCATTGTTGTAATAATGATATATGTAGGTGGAATTGAGCAAAACTTCTTCGTATGGTCTTTAGCAGATTTTGGATTAGGAATAATGACAGTTATAAATATAATATGCATACTTCCAATAGCTGGTGAAGCAATAGAGGAATTGAAAAAATATGAAAAGAAACTTAAAAGTGAAAAAGAAGAGAGAAAAATGTGTGTAAGAGGAGCAAAATAAAAGAATAAAAACTTCTAAACTGATATAAAAGATGGGAAATTGAGCTGGAAATAAAAATATTTTCAGCTCTTTTTTGTGTCAAAGTTAACTTTACATAATAATGTAACCATGATATAATTTGATGTAAATGCTAAAAATAGAAAGAGGTATATTAATGAAGATTTTAGTAGTGGGAGACATTGTTGGTCGTCCAGGAAGACAGACATTAAAGCTGTTTCTAGAAAAAAATAAAAGTAAATATGATTTTATAATTGTCAATGGAGAAAATGCTGCTGCAGGTTTTGGTCTAACTGTAAAACTTGCTGATGAACTTCAAAGTTGGGGATGCGATGTTATAACAAGCGGAAACCACATTTGGGACAAAAAAGATCTATATGAATATTTAGATAAAAGTGATAGAGTTCTAAGACCGGCAAATTATCCAGATGAAAATACACCAGGAAAAGGTTATACAATAGTTAAGGATAGAAAAGGTAATAAGATAGGAGTTATCTCAATTCAGGGAAGAGTATTTATGATGCCTATTGACTGTCCATTTAAAAAGGTTAAAGAGATAGTTGAAGAGATAAAAAAAGAGACTAAGTTTATAATAGTTGATTTCCATGCTGAAGCAACATCTGAAAAGATAGCTATGGGATGGCATCTGGATGGAGAGGCTTCACTTGTATTTGGAACTCATACTCATATTCAGACAGCTGATGAAAGAATTCTTCCAGAGGGAACTGGATATATTACAGATGTTGGAATGACAGGTTCTGAAAATGGAGTAATAGGAATGAAAGTTGAATCAGTACTTCCTAAATTCTTAAATTCATTACCACAAAGATTTGAAGTAGCTGAAGGAAGTGAAAGAATCTGTGGACTTGAAGTTGAACTGGATGAAGAAACTGGAGAATGTACAAGTATTACAAGAATAAATAGGAGTTTAACTGAAATAGAATATATGTAATAGGAGCTGAGAAATGAAAGTTGTAGAGATTAAAGTAATATATGAAAGTGATAATATAGATGAAGCTACAAAAGAAATTTCAGATGTCTTTTATGATTT
Protein-coding regions in this window:
- a CDS encoding TIGR00282 family metallophosphoesterase encodes the protein MKILVVGDIVGRPGRQTLKLFLEKNKSKYDFIIVNGENAAAGFGLTVKLADELQSWGCDVITSGNHIWDKKDLYEYLDKSDRVLRPANYPDENTPGKGYTIVKDRKGNKIGVISIQGRVFMMPIDCPFKKVKEIVEEIKKETKFIIVDFHAEATSEKIAMGWHLDGEASLVFGTHTHIQTADERILPEGTGYITDVGMTGSENGVIGMKVESVLPKFLNSLPQRFEVAEGSERICGLEVELDEETGECTSITRINRSLTEIEYM
- a CDS encoding sodium:alanine symporter family protein, whose protein sequence is MEILTNIIDWVNNMLWGKNILVFMLIGAAIYTTIRTKGMQFRLFGDIIGILRKNEKSENGVSSLEAFFLGTACRVGAGNITGVVAAISVGGPGSIFWMWAVALLGAATSFVESTLAVLYRSKVGYDKYIGGTPWIIEKRLKKRWLGVIYALASLVCYMGVIQVMSNSVTESINNAYHIEIKHIAIGLSIIVALILFAKNKKDSIILALNKIVPLMAILYLMVVIYVLITNFSTIPAMIANVFAHAFGVKEMFGGGIGIVVMQGVRRGLFSNEAGSGDSNYAAAVASVDEPAKQGMVQALGVFMDTLVVCSATAFIVLLAKEDVTAGKTGMAMFQAAIQNHIGWAGIPFSVVVLFFFALSTILGVSYYGKSAISFMSHFRVFNYIYYVIVVIMIYVGGIEQNFFVWSLADFGLGIMTVINIICILPIAGEAIEELKKYEKKLKSEKEERKMCVRGAK